A window of Roseburia hominis A2-183 genomic DNA:
CGCCCGTTCTGCAAGCTCTGCCTGCGTAATTCCAAGCCTTCTTCGTTCTTTTCTGATATTCTCTGCAATAATTTTGTATATGTGCTCTCGTTTCCCCATAGCCCCATCATCCTTTCTGACTTATCGCATTATATCAGAAATTATTATGGTGTCTGGCAATCTGTAACCATTTGCCATTTTCGTGTAATACTTTGCAGATTTTACTATCTCCTGTCAATTCATGGCAATGTATTATTCAATATTTTTAAATTCCAGATTATCTTTTGACAAATCATCATAGACTCCACTTCCAACAACAGCACCATCTTTCAGCATGATAATCTGATCTGCTTCTTTTAATATCTCCTGTTTGTGGGTAATGATTATGACCGTCTTTTCTTTCAGTTTCGTATGGAGCAGTCCGTTAATCTGATGTTCAGAATACACATCTGTATTAGATGTGGCTTCATCAAATATAATAACCGGACTGTTATGCACCAATGCCCTTGCCAGTGCAATTTTCTGTTTCTGTCCTCCGGAAAGCATTGCCCCATTCTGTCCTACCACATAATCCAATGACACCTCAGAAATAAAATCAGCAAGTCCACTATCTTTACAGGCTTCCATAATTGTCTTATCATCTATATTTTTATACATACAGATATTATCCCTGATAGATGAATTGAACAGATAGATCTCCTGGCTTACTACAGATACCATATTTCTGTATTCTCTCAAAACAAACTCCGAAATATCTATACCATTTAATGTTATTTTTCCGCCTGTAGGTTGGTATAATTGCAGCAACAGACTTATCAGTGTACTTTTTCCCGAACCATTCCGACCAATCAGCACCGTTTTACTTCCCTTTGGAAAAGCAATATTAATATCGGACAGTACCGCTTTATCCTTTTCATATGAAAAAGAAAGATTCTGTAATTCCAGATCACCGAAGAAGGCTCGGTCATGCCCTCCTCATTTTCCTTTTCTTCTTCAAGTGCCATAAACTCATAATACCGCTTTGTTGAAGGAATAATTCCTGACAAAAGATACCCGATATTGAGTATTGCTGAAATAGGTCCTGTCACATACGCACTATATGTAATAAACGCAAACACACTGCCTACTGAAAGCTGCATATCAAAAACAAGATTTGCGCCAATAATATATATCAAGCTGGTCAGCAGATGTACGATAATGTTATCCGTTATGCCGTTCCACTGGGCAAGCATATTCATCTTTTTCTGTTTATTGATTACAGAAAGCTGTCTGTCAGCAAATTCGGCTCTCTTATTTTCCTGTATTCCAAAAAGCTTTACTTCCCTTACACCGCCAACAGTATCTCCAAACCATCCGGCATATTTTTCGCTTTCTGTAATAAACTCGTCCATGATTCTTTTTCGCTTCTTTGCAAAATGTTTCATAATAACCGCTTTTACCGGAATAAAAAGAAGTACCATGAGTGTCATTCTGTAATCTAAGATAAAAAGTCCGATAATTCCACCTACCATACTGAATGCCTGAGTGACAACAAAAAACACACCCTCATCTGCAACAGAAGTCATATTTCCTATATCTATATTTATGTTATTTAGGATTTCCGCATAATTTTTACTGCTGAAATAGTTTGCTTTTATCCTCATCAGACGTTGAAATGACTGTTCCGATAAAGAATATTGTATATTCGCAGATATATCTACCCGCTTCTTTTCTTTTATAATATCAATAACTGCTATCATCATATAGATAAGCAGTGAACCTATTACCTGTTTTATAAGCAGTTCTTTATCTCCGCCTATGAAACCATAATCCATAATCCCCCTGCTTAGTAACGGGATACACATATTCAATCCTGTTGAAATGAGCAGACATGCAATAATCAGAGCAATTATTTTTCTATACCCCTTTAACATTCCCAGCAGTTTCTTTACTGCTTCTTTATTCCCCATCTTCATCCTCCGTCAGGATTGTAAGCAGACAATCATATACTTCCTTTATCTGCTGCTCTCCGAGGGTTCCAAAACACATCTGCGCCTTTTTTATTTTGTCGCAATAAATTTGTATTCCTGTCTGCTTCTTCCCATTTTCTATTCTTACAAATATATCGGCTTCCACACCGATACTTTCTTTTTCCTGTATTCCACAAATAATCAAATCAGACTGGTTGTAATAAGTCTGCCAATACAGGAAATCACCAATCTTATTACTTATATTTTCATCAACAGCAAAAGGGATATATTCTAAATCATACAATACGCTCTCCTGTTCAGTGGAAATAGCATATGCATTATAGCCCTCCGCTTCAAAACTCTTTCTTAATTCCGTAAGCCACCATATCTGATCCTGTTCTTTACCACTTTTTAAAAGTATGACAGGTATATTAATATTCTCCTTCTTTATCCTTGAACATAAGATCTGTTCTTTTCTGTTTCTTCTGCTCCAGAAAAAGCACTGTGTATCCGGCTGCTCTGCTATTTCATTGCCAAGATACACAATGTGCTTCTCCCTGTATTCATTAAACTCATTTTTATCATACAAAATTACAGTGTCTGCTTCTTCCTTTGCAGCTACCTCAAAATAAACCTCTTCCTTACTCTTTAATACCTTTCCGGCAATCCATCCTTTTTCTATCCAATCCGGAATATATTGTACACATTTTCCCCTGAATTTCTGGTATAAATGCTTCTTAATCTGCCATACATTATTGATCCATGACTGTTCCATCATTAACCTTCCAGCCATTGCTGTTACATAAGGTGCCGCATAGCTGTTACTTTTCTGAAGCGTTATATCGTTTCCTCCAAACCAGATTTTGTGTTCCGATGGAGCTGCAAAATCCACACCTTTATCCCGCAAACCTTCCGCATCAATGTTAAATGTATCTTTTGCTTTTACTCCGATAACATTTGAAAAGGATGCCGGAAAAGCCGTATACCCACTATTAGCAGTTGCCGCAATTATGATAAGTCCCTTATTGGCATATTGATTTACCAACTGCCGAATTATTCCTTTGTCCTTAAAATGTGTTGAATATTCTTGTGCGATGAAATCGCACTTCCGGAAATTTGGAAATCAGAGTTCCGGTACTCGGAAATCGCCTATTTTGTGCTTGATGACTTATCCATTTCTGTTGGGATATTTGTCAAGACCTTGCCGCATCTGCGGTGCGTAGCAGTCTTTACAAATGTCTCAGCAGAAATTATGATTCGGTATGCACAAAAGCGGATCTAAAAAGTGATTTCCATATCACCGGACGGCTGATGTAAAACCATCTGGAATATTCATGTGTAGTTCCAAAACTCAGATTGACAAGTCTTATATTGTTCATCAGACACCAGTCAAACGCTGATTTCAGATCATCCACATTTCCTTTTCCTGTATTATCAAGCAGTTTATAACTGTATAATTCTGCGTCGGCACAATTAAGCCCTATGATCATGGCACAATTTGTCCCATGCAGAAACAAATCCTCCTCATCACTGATATTTCCTTTGTTCTGCTGAATTATATCGGGTAATCCACATGATGCAAGCAATTTTTCGTCTACACCATTATCTAATACTGCAATCTTTAATTTATTCATCCACCGCATTTACTCTGCTACCACAAATGTGGTAGTTATTAGACTTCGTTGCTTTATGCCAACTTATCTCTCGTAGCCTAGCCTTGTATGCGGTTTCTGTCCGTCGGACCAGAGATTTGCCAACGACTTCCTTCAGATTTTACCTCACGGTGAACACCCTTGCTGTTCAGCTATACATTTCCCACTACCTGGGCATATTCGGGACCTTTCACCCATTAGAGCGCGCCCATGGCGCGCATACATAAAAAATAGCCTTTCTGCAAAGGCTATTTCTAACGTAATTCTTTAATACTATTTAAGATTTTTATCATTGCATTCTTTTCCTTGCCTGACAGCTGCTAAACTTAGTACTCACAATATATTTCAAATCCCCCATACATGTTTTTCCAAGAGATTTTTATATTGCTCACACCGTTTTTCTTTCAACTGATTATTATTGTAAATATTTGTGTTTACTGCATGACACATAGAAGAACAAAAATATCTAACATCGCATTCATTACATGGTGTAACCGTATCTACAACACAAATCGTATTAATTCGTTTAACATCATGAAAAATTATATCCAGTTCATCAATATCTCCCAAAATAACATTTGACTCTTCCATAGCTGAACACAAAGTCACTTTACCACTTGCATTAATAGAAAGTATTTGACTTCCAGCATTACACATGGCTAACATGTTAATTCTCTTAGATATATTATCTTCTTTTCCTTTTTCGTTATCATTAATTAAGTCATCATAAAACTTTAAAGCTCTTCCCTTTACAGAGAGTGTTCTTAGAATAGGCTTTACTTCAAATTTATTACAAAGTTCTTTGAAGTCAGTTACATGATTTTTATTATTACTTGTTAGAACCATAGAAAGTGAAATGTTATCAATTTTATTATTTTTTAGCAAAATTATAGTCTCAATAACTTTATCAAACACCCCTTGTCCTCGTATGAAATCTACGCTATTCTTGTCATATCCATCTAAACTAATACTAATTTCATCCACACATGACTTTAATATACTAATATGTTCAGGATAAATTAAAGTAGCATTTGAAATAATATCAATACGCCCCATAAAATTCTTTCTTGCATATTCTAAATATTTTGAAATATTAGACAAACAAAAAATTTCACCACCACTTAATGTTACTGAGGATATATTATTTTCTGCGGCCCAATGTATGATTCTATGAAACATCTCTTGTGGCATTGAAGATTTATCTTGCTCACCATACTCGCCAGAACAATGCTTACATCTCAAATTACATTTTGTAGTTAATTCAATGTCTAATCGTTCTATAGTTTTCTTGTTTTCACTCCAGTCTTTACGTTTTATCACTTTTATTTTTGCTAAAGCCTTAATAATCTCAATATAATATTGCTTCCGTGCATTATCCGTATTCCGCATTAACAGCTCAAAACCATTTTCTAGTCCTATGTATGTTTTTATTTTTTCAAAGTCTTTAGTTAGAATTTTTATCCATAAACCACACTCTCTCACATTACCAATAACTATTTCATTATAGTGATTTAAAATTCTTGTATTATCCGAAAAGCATATATTATCCAGTTTAATTTCGTTCATATTTACACCTTTCATTGTATTATTAGTGAAGTATAGATCCTATTTTGTTAACAAAATTTTCTAAATAAGCTAAATCTGGCATCCAAAAGGAATCATAAATATATGATTGTTGAGTTTTTTCTTCAATTATCCTAACAAGTGCTGTTATATTCCGTGGAGTAGCCTGGGCGATTTTAAATGCTTTATTTTCATCATATAAATTCCAAATAGAAATTTCTTCCTCAATACTTTTCATTAATTTAGCATTAATTATTGATTGTCTCTGAATTTTTTTATTACTATTAAATATAAAACTTTGCTGCATTAAACATTTTTTTAAATTTTGTATACTTACATGATTCTGCAATAATTCATATATTTTTTTTATAATAAATGGAGTCAAAAAACTATTTGCTCCACTTAAAACATAAGACGATCCCAACCATGGTATAATTCTTGGAGAATTATTAATATAAATAACATTGTTACTGGTAACAAGATTATTTTGTTTACCTTGGACACTAATTATTCTATTATTACAAGAAAGATAATTTATTTTTCCATTATTTGATTCTGATGTAACTATTATTATTCCTTGAGACAGACATTTATCTAAAAGAATTTCTAACTCCGAATCTTTAATAAATGCTTCAATTCCTAAACTTAAATTAATAATATTAACGTCACTGTTTAACGCTTCAAGTAGTGCCACTTTTAAAGACGACAGCTTCCCTTTTCCAGTTCTATCCAATATTTTTATACTATACAATTCCAAACCAGAACTAATTGAATCAATTAATTTTATAATACATGTACCATGACCGTTTTCATCTTTGTTAGTTTCATCTGTGAAATTTATATTAGTAATTTTATTCTGTAATGGTTGACTAAAATCAAACCCACTATCTAACACAGCAATTTTCATTGAAGTTATTTACACCTACTCACTAATTAAAAAGAATGCCCTAAAAGTCTCTCGCACCACATACTACAACCCCAAAATACACCTTATCAAATGTTCTAGGGCTTGTATAATATTGGTTTTACAAAGACTTCTAGGGCACCCATTTCTTACTCATTTACATGTTTACCTGATACTTTCTACCACAGTGGCCAAGTATTATCAGTTTCTTTCCAGCCACAATCTTTTGATGCCGTTTTCTCAAAATACTGTTCGCAATCATCGTCACATCCATAACCTTTGATTTCAACTTCAAGTTCTTTTTCTTTGTTTCCCATGATAACTCCTCCCTTCTTTAAAATTTTATTTGTAAATTAAATTACAAATCATTATCAGTGTGCCACACAATTTTTTCCAATTTATTCTTTTTAATATGACACCTCTCAACACGTTTTTTATTGTTTGAGTATATCACATTATTTCTTGAAATACAAGTATCCGCACAAAAATACCGTACATTACAATTTTGACATGGAGCGATTTTGTCAACTATAGGTTTTGCAAACAAACCGTCTATATGTATCTTGTGTTCCGAAACTATAAAACTTCCAATTCCTAATTCTTCCTCTCTTAATGCAGCACATGAAAACACTATTCCATAAGTATTAATAAAAATAGAACGATATTGATGGTTACATAAACATTTAAATGTAAGTCCTTTTTCAGTCAGATTATGCATAATACGCAATTCCATAGGATCCTCCGCAAAATTTTCTTCTGCCCGTCCTTTTATATTAAGCTGTCTAATAACCGGCTTAATATGTAATCGTTCAGATAACTCTTTGAACTTTATTATTTCAGAATTATCATCGCCAACACTTACACATGATAAAGTAATTCTTTCATACCCACACATCTTCAGTTTATTAATTAATGCAATAACTTTATTATATACACCCTTTCCCCGTATCATGCTCACACTGTTTTCATCATATCCATCTAAACTAATATGTAAAGCATGAATATACCTCATTATAAGCTCGATGTACTCATCAGTTACCAAAGTTCCGTTTGTAATTATTTCTAATGACCCAGTAAAATTCTGCTTAATCACTTTACATACATCGACTATATCTTTCCGGCAAAATGGCTCACCGCCTGTTAATAATATTCTTTTCACTTTATTGTCTTCCGACCATTTTGAAATAGCTTTTATCATATCAATTGGCATTTCTCTATATTTTTTCCCACCAAAGGAATACGAGCAATGTTTACATGCCAAATTACACTGAGTTGTTATCTCAATGGTTATATCCGAAGGATATAATTGTAACTCATCCTTTTCTGCATTATCAATGCAAATACCTACTTCCCGAAATGCATTTATATATTTTTTTTCTTTTTCAGATAGTAAAGATATATTATTTTGAGACTTTTGCACCAAATCTTTATAAAGAGAATGCGACATTTTGATCCATCTTCCATCAAAAGCAATATTGCCAACAATACATTCATTACCATTTATTAATACTCTCGTATACTTCGAAAAAAATATACTATTGATATTTTTCATAACTTTTCCTCATTTATTCGATACAATATCTTTCTATATCCACAAAAGAAAGAATTAGTTTTATTCAAGTACCCTGTCATTTTATAATTTCCATATAAACAGCTAGCACTTTTGCAACATTTAAAATATCTGCATCCAACACAATCTTCCCTATTCAAAGACGTTCCATCTGTATATCGCGGTTCAATTTCTGAAACGTTTTCTATATTTCCTAAAAGAAATTGTTTATCATCCATAACATATGTACAAGGATAAACATTCCCCCCCAAATCAATACTAAACATGCTATAACCTCCCGCGCAGCCCCGTCTACCGATAAACAATTCATCATCATCTAGGTTTATATATGCATTCTTTCTTATATTTCTTATCTTATCTATTTCTCTTAATTGTCCTTCGAGAATCTCCAATGACTTGTCACTCCATTCAGAATCGAAATAATCTGGTACAACTTTCAACACTGTAAAGCCACGATTTATCAAATATTCACAACTACTACTAAGTTTTGAAACAGTTTTTGAATTATAGGTCACTCTCGCAGACAATTTTAAACTTGCATCAAACAATCGCGGAATGAGATCATCGACATCGCGCCACGCTGATGATCGGTTTTTATATCGTCTATTTATGCTATATATCTCTTCATCACCGTCTATACTTAATGCACATTCCACATTATTTTTTTTTAACCAAATAAGCATATCATCCGTCATTAATGTTCCATTAGTTGTTATAGAATAAAAAGGAGTGATTTTGTCATCAATTTTTTCATTTGCAATCTCAACAAATTTTTTAATAAAAGGAAACTTAATTAAGGGTTCTCCACCAAAAAATTTAATGAATATTTTTTTAGAGGCGGTCTTATAACACATTGTATTAATAAACTCTATTGTTTTTTCGATATAATCAATTTCGCAAACACCAGTATCCTCTCTTATAAGTCCTTCTTCATAGCAATAACTACAGGCCATATTACATGTCTTAGTTACCCAAATACTTAATTTCATACTGTCATCTTACCCCCTTCATGCAATTCCAATTTTATTATCCGATTACAAATTTTTAAAATTTGTGGTTTATGAGTTATAATAATTACAGTTTTTTCTTTAAAATGATTTTTAATAAACTCTATCATCTTCTCTTCACTATTAGAATCCAAGGCAGCAGTCGGCTCGTCTAGAACACAAATCGGCTTATTATCCAAATAAAGCTTATAAAGAGCTAATTTTTGAGCCTCCCCTCCTGATATATTTAAATTATTTTCTTTTACTTCAAAATTACCTTTTAATATACTGTTTCCTGATTCGTAAAAGTTCATTTCTTCCAAAAATTTTTTCATTTTATTTAATTCTTTTTCACTCTTTAGAATATTATTAAACTCTTCAGCCAGCAAATAGCTATTTTGAGTCATAACGCCTATTTGCGTCTGCAAATATTCCATATCAAATGTGTTAATATCAATTCCATCAATCTCAATTTTGCCACGTTCGACAGTACACAATTTAGTCAGCAATCTGACTAATGTAGTTTTTCCGCTTCCATTGTTCCCTACAATACCAATGATTTCTCCTCTATTAAACGTTTCGGTAAATCCTTTCAATATAAATCTTTCATTGTTATAACCAAACCATACATTATCAAAAGAAATATTTCCCATAAGCTCGCTGCTGTGTTTATAATCTCCCTTGATTATATTTTTTTCATTAAACATTACATTATAAATGTTATCTAATAAAGGAAAGAAATTTTTTATTTTAACAAACATATTTCCTATTGATACTATAGGACTATATAATCTTTGCACATAAATAGTCATACTAAACAACAAACCAACAGAAATCAAATTATTAGAAACATCAACAGCACCTAAAATTAATACAATAACAATTGCAAGAACATTAAAAGACATTCCTGTCATTCCAACAGTACACATGGTTTTCGTAAAATCTAATCCTTCTTTAGCCAGTTCATCACATTTATCTGCATACATTTTTTTTATATATTGAGTTTTTCCCGTCATTTGTAATGAAGGCATATTATTAATGGTTTCAGTGGAAAATGAGTTAAAATCTCCCATAGTCACTCTCAACTTTTTCATACGTTCTTTACTCTTATTTGCCACTTTTCGCTGAATAAATGCAAATATAATTGACATTACAACAACCAAAATGCCAATTTTAGGATTTAATATAATTATATATGAACTAATCCCTATACACAAACAAATATTTACTACCAATTCGCTGATATCAGATGTTAGTAGTTCTTGCAATTTTTCTATGTCATTATCTAAAATTGTGAGTACATCCCCTACTTTGTACTGGTTCCAAAATTGAATATCAACTGTATTAAGCTTTTTATATAATTTTTGTTTTGTCCTTAATACTATATCATTACCGAATTTAAAAAAAAATACTTTTTGCAAATAATAGAAAATTACCATTAATATCCCGCAAATCAACATCTCAGTAGTATACAACACTATATTTGAAACATCTCCCATAACAACTCCCAGATCAACAATTTTGCTTAAAAAACTAGGAAATATTACAGAAGCAATTGTATAGATCATTAAGAAAGAAAAACATTTTATCTGATTAACGATATACTTTTTTTTCTCTATATCTACTATTTTTAGTAAACGTTTCAAAAAAGTTTTTAATTCCATCTGCAACCCCCTCAAAGATTATATAATAACCATTTTTTACTCATACCAATATGATTAATTTTAACATTTTAAAAAACAATATACAATATACAGCGAGTTTGTCCTTACTAAATAGCCACGTTTACCAATAAGCAAAAGCCCTAATCATGGTTATGGATTCTCTTGAATCGCAAACTCCTGATTGGACTTTTATTTTTAAAAAGTAATAAATCTTCTATCTAATCTACACTCAAATTCTATCTGCGAAGAAATTATTGCTTATTAATTCGCTCAATCAGCCTATCTTTTAAAATGCTTTGATATGCAAAAAACGGCGTTACTAAACATACCATAAAAATAATTATTAAAACAATTAACAAAGAAGCATACGGCATTTTAAAAGAAGCATACGAAACAATTTGCTTAAACCAAAAATACAAGGGAATATATATTCCATTTCCTACTATGAGCAATAATATAAATGAAATTATCCAATAATAAAATCCCTCAATCAATAAAATCTTTAATTGCTGTCTATGCGTCATACCAATACTTTCCAAAATTGCAAATTCTTGTTTTCGGTTATTTACACTCGTAATCATTGTTGTAACAAAATTAAGTATTCCTACTAGCAAAAATATAAAAGACAATCCTATCGTTAAAACTTTAGTTGTCAAAATGTAACCTTCCATCTCTTTAGCTTTTTCAATCCTAGATATTATTTGAATATCCGAATTCAAAGAAGCAATCGTTTGAAGTTGCATTAAAACTTCATCATCATGTTTTCCATCAGTGTCAAATGCAATTCGAAAAATTTTAATTTGAGAAGTTAAACCTTCAAGCGCCGTTTTGCTTATATATAAATCCGGGGCTGTTCCTTTTTCATTTCCCCTCCCTCCTTGAAAATCAGCGCTAAAAAAACCATCAGCAACTTCAAACTCCGTCTCGGCCCCTTTAGTTTTTATAGTAATAATCTGATTAGGTTGAATTAAATTTTCCCCATCCTCATTTGTAATTGTCTGAAGCACAACAATCTTACCATCTTGAAACGCCTCTAGATCAATAGGATGTTCAAGTGTTTTATTTAATTCTTCTATATAACTATTATCAATTCCATAAACACCACTATAAAAATTCTCCGTATATGATTCGCGTTTTTCAGAAGAAGAAAAGTCTATACCTGCTTTTCCTTCTAATGAATCCACATATGCGCCAAATACCTCCTCATCATACTGCACATCAAAAGTAACACGTTCTTTGGCAACATAGGTAACTCTTAAGTTTTGAATTCCAGAGATATTTTTAATATCTTCTAGCATATCTGCCGTGATTGGACTTCCATCATCATGAATACTATAAGTAATTGCAAAGTCGCTTTCACCCCATTGCTGTATAAAGTTTTCCGGACTAATACTCGACAATAAAGACGTTGCTATCCAATATAACGCCAGCCCTAAAAACAAAGAAGAAATAACCAATATTGCGCTTTTTTTAGAGCGAAAAATATTTTGAAACGCCATTCTTGTTAATCTAAATACCTTATTCCTACGCTTATACAATTTTTTCGAATCCACATCATTATATGACATTGCCGCAATAGGAGAAACCTGGGCGGCTATTTTCGCAGGTTTAACACACCCTATTCTTGCAGTGACAAAAGAAAATATTGTGGCTCCTATAAAAACGAACGGAGAGAACGAAATTTGCAATCCTAAATCTTCATTCCCCGAATATAGCACATTTAAACTATATGGCACGATACCAAAAGATACTGCAGCTCCCAATATCAAGCCTATCGGAATTCCAATAACAGTAATATACAAAACTTGCTGATAAACAATTTTTCGTACTTCTTTTTTGGTAAATCCTATTAATCGAAGTTGACCAAAAAAGCGGATATCTCTAACTATACTAATATATAAAACATTATGTATTAACAAATAGCCGCTAATAAATATGAATAATAGTATAAAGACAATGCCTATAATTAATACTTGGCTGTTCACTTGTGTTACAGGAACAATTTCAAAACTCTGTGTTGAAGAAAATTTCACCTTGTCCTTTAACCTATCACACTCTTTTTGAATATCTCCTGTATCTTCAAAAGACACCATAACTACTTTACCAGTAGAGATAGCAGCCTTATTTTTAAATTCTTC
This region includes:
- a CDS encoding ATP-binding cassette domain-containing protein; this translates as MLIGRNGSGKSTLISLLLQLYQPTGGKITLNGIDISEFVLREYRNMVSVVSQEIYLFNSSIRDNICMYKNIDDKTIMEACKDSGLADFISEVSLDYVVGQNGAMLSGGQKQKIALARALVHNSPVIIFDEATSNTDVYSEHQINGLLHTKLKEKTVIIITHKQEILKEADQIIMLKDGAVVGSGVYDDLSKDNLEFKNIE
- a CDS encoding ABC transporter transmembrane domain-containing protein; amino-acid sequence: MGNKEAVKKLLGMLKGYRKIIALIIACLLISTGLNMCIPLLSRGIMDYGFIGGDKELLIKQVIGSLLIYMMIAVIDIIKEKKRVDISANIQYSLSEQSFQRLMRIKANYFSSKNYAEILNNINIDIGNMTSVADEGVFFVVTQAFSMVGGIIGLFILDYRMTLMVLLFIPVKAVIMKHFAKKRKRIMDEFITESEKYAGWFGDTVGGVREVKLFGIQENKRAEFADRQLSVINKQKKMNMLAQWNGITDNIIVHLLTSLIYIIGANLVFDMQLSVGSVFAFITYSAYVTGPISAILNIGYLLSGIIPSTKRYYEFMALEEEKENEEGMTEPSSVIWNYRIFLFHMKRIKRYCPILILLFQREVKRC
- a CDS encoding S8/S53 family peptidase gives rise to the protein MVNQYANKGLIIIAATANSGYTAFPASFSNVIGVKAKDTFNIDAEGLRDKGVDFAAPSEHKIWFGGNDITLQKSNSYAAPYVTAMAGRLMMEQSWINNVWQIKKHLYQKFRGKCVQYIPDWIEKGWIAGKVLKSKEEVYFEVAAKEEADTVILYDKNEFNEYREKHIVYLGNEIAEQPDTQCFFWSRRNRKEQILCSRIKKENINIPVILLKSGKEQDQIWWLTELRKSFEAEGYNAYAISTEQESVLYDLEYIPFAVDENISNKIGDFLYWQTYYNQSDLIICGIQEKESIGVEADIFVRIENGKKQTGIQIYCDKIKKAQMCFGTLGEQQIKEVYDCLLTILTEDEDGE
- a CDS encoding S8 family serine peptidase, which translates into the protein MNKLKIAVLDNGVDEKLLASCGLPDIIQQNKGNISDEEDLFLHGTNCAMIIGLNCADAELYSYKLLDNTGKGNVDDLKSAFDWCLMNNIRLVNLSFGTTHEYSRWFYISRPVIWKSLFRSAFVHTES
- a CDS encoding radical SAM/SPASM domain-containing protein, with amino-acid sequence MNEIKLDNICFSDNTRILNHYNEIVIGNVRECGLWIKILTKDFEKIKTYIGLENGFELLMRNTDNARKQYYIEIIKALAKIKVIKRKDWSENKKTIERLDIELTTKCNLRCKHCSGEYGEQDKSSMPQEMFHRIIHWAAENNISSVTLSGGEIFCLSNISKYLEYARKNFMGRIDIISNATLIYPEHISILKSCVDEISISLDGYDKNSVDFIRGQGVFDKVIETIILLKNNKIDNISLSMVLTSNNKNHVTDFKELCNKFEVKPILRTLSVKGRALKFYDDLINDNEKGKEDNISKRINMLAMCNAGSQILSINASGKVTLCSAMEESNVILGDIDELDIIFHDVKRINTICVVDTVTPCNECDVRYFCSSMCHAVNTNIYNNNQLKEKRCEQYKNLLEKHVWGI
- a CDS encoding S8 family serine peptidase: MKIAVLDSGFDFSQPLQNKITNINFTDETNKDENGHGTCIIKLIDSISSGLELYSIKILDRTGKGKLSSLKVALLEALNSDVNIINLSLGIEAFIKDSELEILLDKCLSQGIIIVTSESNNGKINYLSCNNRIISVQGKQNNLVTSNNVIYINNSPRIIPWLGSSYVLSGANSFLTPFIIKKIYELLQNHVSIQNLKKCLMQQSFIFNSNKKIQRQSIINAKLMKSIEEEISIWNLYDENKAFKIAQATPRNITALVRIIEEKTQQSYIYDSFWMPDLAYLENFVNKIGSILH
- a CDS encoding radical SAM protein, whose product is MKNINSIFFSKYTRVLINGNECIVGNIAFDGRWIKMSHSLYKDLVQKSQNNISLLSEKEKKYINAFREVGICIDNAEKDELQLYPSDITIEITTQCNLACKHCSYSFGGKKYREMPIDMIKAISKWSEDNKVKRILLTGGEPFCRKDIVDVCKVIKQNFTGSLEIITNGTLVTDEYIELIMRYIHALHISLDGYDENSVSMIRGKGVYNKVIALINKLKMCGYERITLSCVSVGDDNSEIIKFKELSERLHIKPVIRQLNIKGRAEENFAEDPMELRIMHNLTEKGLTFKCLCNHQYRSIFINTYGIVFSCAALREEELGIGSFIVSEHKIHIDGLFAKPIVDKIAPCQNCNVRYFCADTCISRNNVIYSNNKKRVERCHIKKNKLEKIVWHTDNDL
- a CDS encoding radical SAM/SPASM domain-containing protein gives rise to the protein MKLSIWVTKTCNMACSYCYEEGLIREDTGVCEIDYIEKTIEFINTMCYKTASKKIFIKFFGGEPLIKFPFIKKFVEIANEKIDDKITPFYSITTNGTLMTDDMLIWLKKNNVECALSIDGDEEIYSINRRYKNRSSAWRDVDDLIPRLFDASLKLSARVTYNSKTVSKLSSSCEYLINRGFTVLKVVPDYFDSEWSDKSLEILEGQLREIDKIRNIRKNAYINLDDDELFIGRRGCAGGYSMFSIDLGGNVYPCTYVMDDKQFLLGNIENVSEIEPRYTDGTSLNREDCVGCRYFKCCKSASCLYGNYKMTGYLNKTNSFFCGYRKILYRINEEKL
- a CDS encoding ABC transporter ATP-binding protein; protein product: MELKTFLKRLLKIVDIEKKKYIVNQIKCFSFLMIYTIASVIFPSFLSKIVDLGVVMGDVSNIVLYTTEMLICGILMVIFYYLQKVFFFKFGNDIVLRTKQKLYKKLNTVDIQFWNQYKVGDVLTILDNDIEKLQELLTSDISELVVNICLCIGISSYIIILNPKIGILVVVMSIIFAFIQRKVANKSKERMKKLRVTMGDFNSFSTETINNMPSLQMTGKTQYIKKMYADKCDELAKEGLDFTKTMCTVGMTGMSFNVLAIVIVLILGAVDVSNNLISVGLLFSMTIYVQRLYSPIVSIGNMFVKIKNFFPLLDNIYNVMFNEKNIIKGDYKHSSELMGNISFDNVWFGYNNERFILKGFTETFNRGEIIGIVGNNGSGKTTLVRLLTKLCTVERGKIEIDGIDINTFDMEYLQTQIGVMTQNSYLLAEEFNNILKSEKELNKMKKFLEEMNFYESGNSILKGNFEVKENNLNISGGEAQKLALYKLYLDNKPICVLDEPTAALDSNSEEKMIEFIKNHFKEKTVIIITHKPQILKICNRIIKLELHEGGKMTV